A window from Vigna angularis cultivar LongXiaoDou No.4 chromosome 7, ASM1680809v1, whole genome shotgun sequence encodes these proteins:
- the LOC108337966 gene encoding uncharacterized protein LOC108337966 — translation MRSREQVENLLFDPEIERTARRNNSRRRRQSRESREASAISEEILDSSSGQRKEEMEDNRTGEGSGQGRRTLADYNTFSGPLHFNSIARPVVNASNMEMKPALIHLVQNNQFHGLSHENPYTHLATFMEICNTVRIHQVPDEAIRLSLFPFSLAGNAKMWLNSFPENSLTVWDDVVAKFLNKFFPQSKVNKGKQEISSFQQDVDETLGQACDRFKGLLRKTPTHGFDEPTMLNLFLGGLKSQTKLMLDASAGGSIRWKTPEEAHELIENMVANDNEVQSERAQFQQKGVLQLQTQDALLAQNKIMTQQLETLMKKLSQLLKELQNVSQFQHQMVQSCQLCGGNHNNGQCAVQSMSHEEVHYMGNQGLQTNYDQRQSFNQGWRPHPSMGQAVPFNRPPPQNFQQQPTLTDRTSKLEETLQQFMQVSISNHKSTEASLRNLEIQVGQLAKKLEEKPEKDFGANTEVNPKEECNLITTRSGRILKEREFKKNE, via the coding sequence atgagaagcagagaacaggttgaaaatctactttttgatccggaaattgaaagaactgctcgaagAAACAACAGCAGACGAaggagacaaagtagagaatccagAGAAGCCTCTgctatttctgaagaaattctGGACTCATCATCTggtcaaagaaaagaagaaatggaagataatcgcactggagaaggttctgggcaaggaagacgtactcttgcagattataatactttctcaggacctctgcacttcaacagtattgcaagaccagtggtgaatgcttctaacatggagatgaagccagctcttattcatctggtgcagaacaatcaatttcatggattatctcacgagaatccatacactcacttggctactttcatggagatctgtaatacagtgaggattcaccaggttccagatgaagcaatccgactcagcttatttccattctcgttggctggtaatgcaaaaatgtggctgaattcttttccagagaatagtctgacagtctgggatgatgtggttgctaaatttctgaataagttcttccctcagtccaaagtcaataagggaaagcaggagatctcttctttccaaCAGGATGTtgatgaaactctaggtcaagcatgtgatagattcaaaggcctactgagaaaaacccctactcatggatttgatgagcctacaatgttaaatCTGTTTCTTGGAGGGTTGAAATcccaaacaaagttaatgttagatgcatcagctggaggtagtatcagatggaagacgcctgaagaagcacatgaactgattgaaaatatggttgcaaatgataatgaagttcagagtgagagagctcaatttcaacaaaaaggtgttcttcaacttcaaactcaagatgctttactagctcagaacaagattatgactcagcaacttgagacattaatgaagaagttatctcagctacttaaagaactgcagaatgtttctcaatttcaacatcagatggttcagagttgtcaattgtgcggaggaaatcataataatggtcaatgtgcagtgcaaagcatgtctcatgaagaagtacactatatgggaaatcaaggtcttcagACGAATTATGATCAacgtcaaagttttaatcaaggatggagacctcatccgagtatgggacaagcTGTTCCTTTCAATAGGCCACCTCCacagaactttcagcaacaacctactctgacagacagaacttcaaaacttgaagaaactcttcagcagtttatgcaggtatcaatttccaaccataaaagtacagaagcctcacttaggaatttggagattcaggtgggtcaattagctaaaaagttggaagaaaaaccagagaaagactttggggcaaacactgaagtaaatccaaaggaagaATGCAATCTTATTACTACAAGGTCAGGAAGAATTctgaaagaaagagagtttaaaaaaaatgagtga